One segment of Drosophila ananassae strain 14024-0371.13 chromosome 3R, ASM1763931v2, whole genome shotgun sequence DNA contains the following:
- the LOC26515257 gene encoding 2',5'-phosphodiesterase 12, which translates to MFVQQTKSRLIKNLNFTSLRFLARRGRMDTENVYIRNETDSSELNIAFRYVNEKLNVDREFNFCRKPEELTQTVLARIQTNVHKELAKKLKKKLDQLPAEVKVELYQEGSGTSFNEITFAELLSSNVNAIKLKVLDKSFNMVVNPPWIKIIQLPKCILAKCLVYPTKFEMQFGDRESSEAVWYRAKDPGSNQWEVCGQGFRYEAKSEDIGFFLKLVVTPKNDKGMVGPQLESISKSAVQAGPGLCPFETRQKCTPTFLKGSDEIRVVTYNLLADLYADSDYSRKNLFPYCPPEYLQVDYRKQLFLKELSGYHADLICLQEVDQRIFDVDLQEVLTQPPNNFQGYMSQKGEVPEGVAIFFRTSRFELIKSYTLNLGKNIPTLPIFESLWSKIKSNDQLATRICDRSTTVQICFLKVKDSENYLLVANTHLYFHPDADHIRLLQMCFSIIYVEHIRSEVLRDLNISNPNSVGLVFCGDFNSTPACGIYKLMTEKSIDSSLDDWRSNSEEAVSGVEVSQPFEMSSACGTPPFTNFTTLFSGCLDYIYYQKDRFELIQSVPLPSDAEFKENTAIPSAVFPSDHVALIADLKFRPA; encoded by the coding sequence ATGTTTGTACAACAAACGAAGAGTAGGCTTATTAAAAATCTCAATTTCACCTCACTCCGGTTCTTGGCTCGACGTGGCAGAATGGACACCGAGAATGTTTATATTCGGAATGAGACCGACAGCTCTGAACTGAACATTGCCTTTCGATATGTGAATGAAAAACTCAACGTAGACAGGGAGTTCAATTTCTGCAGGAAGCCAGAGGAGCTGACGCAGACTGTCTTGGCTAGGATTCAGACCAATGTCCACAAAGAGCTGGCCAAGAAACTGAAAAAGAAACTCGATCAACTGCCGGCCGAAGTCAAGGTGGAGCTTTACCAAGAGGGCTCCGGTACTTCCTTCAATGAAATCACTTTCGCAGAACTGCTTAGCAGTAATGTAAATGCCATAAAGCTCAAGGTGTTGGACAAGTCATTCAACATGGTTGTGAATCCGCCCTGGATAAAAATCATtcagctcccaaagtgcatctTGGCCAAGTGTCTGGTCTATCCCACAAAGTTCGAGATGCAGTTTGGAGACCGGGAGAGCAGTGAAGCCGTGTGGTATAGGGCCAAGGATCCCGGAAGCAATCAATGGGAGGTCTGTGGCCAGGGCTTTCGCTACGAGGCCAAGTCTGAGGACATTGGTTTCTTTTTAAAGCTCGTAGTCACGCCGAAGAACGACAAGGGAATGGTGGGGCCGCAGCTGGAAAGTATTTCAAAGTCTGCAGTGCAGGCGGGACCAGGACTGTGTCCCTTCGAAACGCGTCAAAAGTGCACACCGACATTCCTGAAAGGCTCCGACGAAATACGGGTAGTGACTTATAACCTCCTGGCGGACTTGTACGCAGACAGTGACTACTCCCGGAAGAACTTGTTCCCCTACTGCCCTCCCGAATATCTCCAAGTAGACTACAGAAAACAGCTCTTCCTGAAGGAGTTATCTGGATACCATGCGGATCTGATTTGTCTCCAGGAAGTCGATCAACGGATTTTCGATGTGGATCTGCAGGAAGTCCTCACCCAACCGCCAAATAATTTCCAGGGCTACATGTCGCAGAAGGGGGAAGTACCTGAGGGAGTTGCCATTTTCTTTAGAACCTCACGATTCGAGTTAATAAAATCCTACACTTTAAacttgggaaaaaatattccaacTCTGCCCATTTTTGAAAGCCTGTGGAGTAAAATTAAGAGCAACGATCAGTTGGCGACGAGGATCTGCGACCGATCCACCACTGTTCAGATATGTTTCCTGAAAGTCAAGGACTCTGAGAACTATCTCCTTGTGGCCAACACGCACTTGTACTTCCATCCCGACGCCGATCACATAAGGTTGCTCCAAATGTGCTTCTCCATCATCTACGTGGAGCATATCCGAAGCGAGGTTCTCAGGGACTTGAACATTTCCAATCCCAACAGCGTGGGACTCGTGTTCTGCGGGGACTTCAACAGCACTCCCGCCTGCGGCATCTACAAGCTGATGACCGAGAAGTCCATAGACTCCAGCCTGGATGACTGGAGGAGCAACTCCGAGGAGGCTGTTTCCGGGGTGGAGGTCTCCCAGCCCTTCGAAATGAGCTCAGCCTGTGGCACGCCGCCATTCACCAACTTCACGACCCTGTTTTCCGGCTGCTTGGACTATATCTACTACCAGAAGGACCGATTCGAGCTGATACAGTCTGTTCCCCTACCgagcgatgctgaattcaaggaGAATACTGCCATACCGTCTGCTGTGTTTCCATCGGATCACGTGGCACTCATAGCCGATCTCAAGTTTAGGCCAGCTTAG